In Pseudomonadota bacterium, a genomic segment contains:
- a CDS encoding MotA/TolQ/ExbB proton channel family protein — DTTYSAAPLVGLLGTIVGMMSTFRVVAQHLAKDPNADTSSVTAGIGEALITTATGIVVAVVCLIFHNIFQAWADTQMDAAEVVAADVIEALAEHRPHRADGGTGR; from the coding sequence CGACACCACGTACTCGGCCGCGCCTCTTGTGGGCCTCCTCGGAACCATCGTGGGCATGATGAGCACCTTTCGCGTGGTCGCGCAGCACCTTGCCAAGGACCCCAACGCCGATACCAGCAGCGTGACCGCCGGCATCGGTGAGGCGCTCATCACCACCGCAACCGGCATCGTCGTGGCCGTGGTGTGCCTCATCTTTCACAACATCTTCCAGGCCTGGGCCGATACCCAGATGGACGCCGCCGAGGTGGTGGCGGCCGATGTCATCGAGGCCCTGGCTGAGCACCGCCCCCACAGAGC